TCCACCGATAAAGGCATCTCAAGGTGAGATAGGTCAATGACGGGGATGTCCAAGACTCCCAAGTCTATAGTGTAAACACGCTCCGGTGCCTGGCCGCACAAAGCTTAGTAGCAATTTCTTCGTGCCCTGTGAGAATCTCATCGTTGTGCCTCAATGCCGTGATCACTTTTTTTCTCTGTCGGCGCCGTGCATGCTGCCTAAAAACTTCGTATTGGCGTCCCCATCCCGTAGGTATAGCAGCCGCGACCTCTGCCTTGTGACAGAACGCTCGAGAGAGCACAACCCAAGCAGCTTGCATCTCAACAACTTACGTAGCTGGAACTCCTTGCGAGATAATGGTCTTTTGTCCATAGCACTATCCAGACATGAAATCACCTTGAGAGCTTTCAAAATTTCTAGTTTTACGTTTCCTATCCACCGGTCGCTCCAACTCTTTAATTTCTTAGCAGTATCCCTTAGTTTTTTTATCCAAAACCATGAACAGGTTCCCCTCAGAGGGACTGAGCTCCACCCCTCTTCCACTGTGGGAAAGAAGCCATCCGCCTTTGTCCAAAAGGCTTCAAATCTGAATCTCCGCTCCTTTTGCTCAAATCCAGGTTGGGTTGAGAAGCAATGGACAATGGTCAGAGACCGCCGATCCAAGCACCGCCGGAAGGAAGAGGGGTGCGCCTCCTCCCAAGAATTTGTGCAGAACACATGATCTATTTTTCCAACGTCGGCCGCTCAGGCTCGGTCGACCATGTATATCTCATTCCATTCAAGTACATCTCCTTTAGCTCGAGGGCGTTCAGCTTTGCACAGAAGCGAGTATGCTGGTTGATGGCATTGTTGCTCTTTTATCCGGTGTTGACGAGTAGGTTCAAGTCGCCAATCACCACCCAAGGGCCTGCCGGCAAATCCCTGTTTAGGTGTGTTCCAGAGAGACACTTTTCTAATCCCAAGTGTACACGAAGCACTCCGGCCCTAATTTTTTTACAACTAAAGTTGTCAtctgaaaagaaaaaaaaaacctaAAACAAACTGAAACTTGCCATCCGATGATCTTTACCCAAGCTATCGGTCGTGTTTGGTGAAGATCTTCCGGTGAAATAGATGCATGCATACATTACGGTTACTCAAGGTAGCTTTGGTCAACAGATTGATCATCCACTACGGTTACTCAAGGTAGCTTTGGTCAACAGATTATTGAAAACCAAAATACTAAGTATGCAAAATTGATCATCCACGTATACCTTACCATCTTGAGAACCTCTCTTTAATTTCTCCTAACTAATGTAACATATAGTAATAAAAAAACCTAAGGGACGAATACACGTTTGTTGCTAATTAATTTCTCAACAGCTACACTACTAATAATCGACCAATTAAGGTAGGTATCTAAAATCTAGTTGGTGTGGGTTGGCATGTAGTATCTGTTTGTGAACCAGGCCTTGTCGGCGACGACCTTGACGCCGTCCTGGTTGCGGTGCCACTCGTAGTAGGCGTGGGTCCTGTTCTTGATGTCCAGCGTGGCGTGGCCGTAGCTGGCCTCCCTGAAGGCGGAGTAGTCCGGCTGCGGCGAGCGGAAGCTGTTGGCGAGCCCCTCGGTGTTGCCGCCGTCGCCGATGTTGACGTAGACGGGCGCGGAGGCGTTGAACTGCGGCGTGGCCTTGCCGTTGGCGATGTCGTAGGCGACGTTGGAGACGCGGTGGGTGCGCTCGTAGGAGTGGACGTGGCCGGCGAGGACGAGGTCGGCCTTGGCGTCGACGAGCCAGCGCTCGAACTGGACGCGCATCGTCTCGCCCTCCATGTAGTGGTAGTCGTTGGTGTTGTACCAGGGCGAGTGCACGCAGACGATGAGCCAGGGGGTCGTCTTGCGGtcgacgcggcggagctcgtcCTGCAGCCACGTCCACTGCGGCGTGTACTTGCCGTAGGCAGAGTAGGAGGAGAGCATGATGACGTGCGCCGACGCCATCTTCACCGAGTACCAGAGGTGCCCGGTGCTGTTGGACGCGCGGAAAGGGGTGGGGTAGCGGTGCGTGAACGGCTTGAACGGCACCGTCTCGCCGATCTCCGGCGCGTAGTCGATCTCGTGGTTGCCGGCGGTCCAGATCCAGGGCTGGTACGCGACGCTGCGCTCCACGAAGCGCGCCCACGTGTCCCAACGGCGGTTGTCGTGGCCCGGGTGGTTGTCGGCGTAGCACAGGTCGCCGATGAAGAGCACGGCGTCGCCGCCGTTGGCCTCGTAGTGGGCCACCGTGTCGTTTGAGTGGAACGTCTGGCCGAGGTCACCTGCATGCATGCGTTGCACGTACGTACGTACCACTCACAAACATTAATCGATCTACTAGTTGCACTGCACCAAGAAAGAAAGAACCATAACTTATAAGATGATGATACGTACCGATGAGGCCGAACTTGATGGGCGCGTCGGGGCCGGGCTTTGGCGGGGTTTTGAAGGAGAAGGACCTCACGGTGTAGCCGTAGCCGACGGCGTAGTGGTAGACGGTGGCGTGGTCGAGACCGGTGAGCGTGGCGTGGTGGATGTAGGGGGACTGGTAGGTCCCGCCCCAGGTGTAGCGCTGGACGGTGCCCTCGGCCGTGAGGTTGAGGTTGTCGGCGGCGAGGCCGTAGCGGACGACGTTGCTTCCCGGGTGCTCCGGGGTGACCCAGGATACCGTCATGGCGCGGCCGGTCAGATCGCCCTGCGTGATGTGCACCTGCTCCGGCGCATTGTGGCCAGGCGGCTGCCGGAACACGTCGGCGTCGAGCGGCATGACGGGGAGCATCTGCAGGCTCCGCCGGTACGGGCTCGTCACACCGGCGGCCGCGGAGGCGGCGTGCGCCGCCAGGAGGAAGAGCACCGCGAGCACACGCTCCATGTTGGGTTCGTTCTACTAATCGACCGCTGGATCGATCGAACGCCTAATGTATATATAGGCGTGCTGATTCGCACCTGTAGAATATGCTCTCCCTGATCTCCCCCGAGCGGCAAATATGTGTTGTTAGTTGAGATTTATTGTGGAATCCAGTTTGTTTGTTTCAGCTTGTCAACCGCATATAAAAAAAGAGCTTAAAAATAACTGCATATAAAAAATCTTATCTGCTCGCCACGTTAGAAATACTGCTGTGTTTGAAAGAAAAATTGTTACGTTTTAATAAACATCTTTTTTTTAAACGTAGGCATAAACTTTGTCTCATCTATTGATTAATTAAGGAGGGAAAGGAGTTTTTGTTACAACGACACCTTACAACCATGAATAATTACTCTCCTAAAATTAAATTCAGAGGACGGGGGGTCGACCTGTTGGTTGGGCAAAAGCATGGCCTCCTCTTTAATCAAGTGAAGAAGGATTGGAGATGAAGCACTCTTGTGGCGGAAGACGTGGACGTTTCTCGTTCCAAATCATCCAACGCGCAAGGAGTAGAGGCAGAGACATCGAAACATATGCGTGTAGAAGTATGTGCTTTATTATGGGCTATATGGAATTGCAggaatgatttggtttttaataGGAAGACAAATATCcactttttgcaggttatctttAGGGCCACTGCTTTAGtccgtatgtggtcgctactcactccgacggagtccggggagcgtttggttactggatctaccCGTTGGGAGATGCACTATAGGAATCAAgcactttgccatcagccagcagacggcaaagtgcctgtatagcccctgtttttcctgttttttcctaaattcattcaatttgacagaatttcacatatatatatatatatatatatatatatatatatatatatatatatatatatacacacacacacatttgaacataatttcaacaATCATACCAACAATACGTTTCCAACAACATATACACGTTTCCAAcaacatgaacatatatatacaagtttccaacaacatgaacatatatatatacaagtttccaacaacatttCCAACAAGTTTGCAACAAGTTTCCATAAATAAAAAGGAAGCACAAGCACaagtaaaagtttgcaacaaatTTCCATCAATGCTAGCTGCTTCCTCATCTCAAGAAAATCTGCAAATTaggaaagatgaaagttagaagaagaagaagactagctagaagaaaaagaagaagaagaagaagaagaaaaagaagaagcttcttctttttcttcttcttcttcttccttcttcttcttcttctaactaagttAGGTAAAAATGTCATTTTTAGCTAAGGTAGGACAATAAACTAATTATATGATAATTTGGAGCTAAaccaaggttattatgccatttttttacCTAAGTGCGCTATTTATGTCAAAAATGAAGTAGCTAAGCTAATTAtagatcattattgagctatcctaggttgttatgccattttttacctaagtGCGCTATTCATGTCAAAAATAAAGTAGCTAAGCTAATTAtagatcattattgagctatcctaggttgttatgccatttttgacctaagtgcgctaattatgtcataaatgaagtAGCTAAGGTAATTAtagatcattattgagctatcctaggGTTTTATGCCATTTTTACCTAAGTGAcctaattatgtcataaatgaactagctAAGCTAGCTATAGATCATTACTGAGCTATCCTAGGTTGTTATGCCATTTTCTAGCTAACAAAGCATTTGTTAAGAAAAACACTTGGGAAAACTTACCATAATCTGGGAGGTGAAGGACTTGTCGGGGTTGCGCCACCGCGAGACGGAGAAGGATCGGTCGATCCTTTGTGGGAGGCATGCTGCACGAAACATCATTTGCAATGTTTAGTTAGCATGAtgcaactgaaatgtgaatactagtAACTATTGACCATTCAAATGAAACTCACCGTGTCCGCTGTAGCAATCTGGGGCATCGACGGAGGGGTCTGGCCGGTTTTCTCGCACACGGACTGCACATTTTGTTttcacgagtcagtcatattagttagtaatgaaACGAACATCACGTGCATAATTTGGATAGTATGCGGGAGAAACTTACCAGgaggagctcgtatagggcccggtgaCCTGCGTCGTTTCGGTTCCTCTCCGCCTCCAACAGAAttgccgtcctctcctccatctccctcaccttctcctccgcctgcttGCTTGCCTCCGCCACAAGCTCCTTAGCCCTAGCCTCGATAGTGAGCTCCATTGGCCGTGGTCGAGGCCTCATCTCGGGAAGAGACTTCCTCTGGCActtcttgatctccgggagaCTTCTAGGACAACGTATGAGTCCATCCCCAATGGCTATTGAGCCATGTCTCCTCTGATCACCAGATAGCATCACGAGCTCAGGATCAAAAGGACTCTGGCTTGGGTTGAACTCCTCACCTTTCATCTTCTTCCCCCAGTCTCTGTACCTCACAAgttgtcgtgggaggagatgttggtgaagctctctggatgatcgaggtcatcctccgagaatgccttggccttcttgtacggggcactatgggccatggcatagaggtcgtacAGCGGAGACACCTCCTTCTTGTTGTGTCGTGCCTGAAAGAGAGGAACAgggtaaattagtaattaaagctAGCAAtaagaatgaaattgcatgaatcgCTAAGGGCTCGAACCACATACCCAGTGATCCCtgtactcaaacaggttggagctcccttgatggtgcgGCACACCTTGCATCTGGGCACGCTTGTCCCAGTTCTtgttgtggacggctagccattggggagagcaccactcatccaccaacttctcccaacagtccatcttatccgcacaccatctcgggggcacctaagttagacaaagagaaatttcagcgctacgcctacgaatcaaatcaaggaaactagtacaaggccttaagaataagtaattaccttcatgtacttgTCCTTACTCAGATACTTGGCGCGGcacttcttcttctccctcctgaTGTTACTCGAGGCGTAGTAGTATCGAACAcactgcacccgagcctcgtgccgtaggttctgaagtaggcgcttgcactcggctTCGAGAACCATAGCCGCGTCCGCCTCGTGTTCCTCTAGACACttgtagaaggtctgcaatcaaacaaggcaacactgattagtacaatcactaggtactGTTGATTTGTAattctgtaaaggagaaattaccctaAACTGCCGTCtcacaatgtcggccaccgtctcgcacacgacaccgtcgaccATCTcccccggcggggccggggcggcCTCGTACAGCTCCCAGGTCAGTGCTAGCTGTGGAAGCTcaccctcaccgggcaacgtgacccaccccGGGAAGTGGTGCCGGACTAGAGTACCAAAgacctggttgggcctgcggACCTTATCTGCGTGTATccaacccctgcagtatgacaaggccaacacattagatattaatttgaacaaacatgaaggcaaaaggttaaaaaatactaaatgcacttacttctccccgttagactgaatcaaccacctctggtcgcgggtcgccggcacggacggtaGCTTAGTACCACCACGCCGGTAGACCTTCTTTCCCTCCTCAACCAGCTCGCCCTCGCTGTAGCTATCCTCAGATAAGGTCTCCTCGACATCATCACCATGGTCACTAGTCTCCGGAGTCACGTGTGATGAAGACTCTGGGACCGGAGTCTCCTGGGAGGAAGACTATGGGACCCGAGTGTCCTGGGAGGAAGACACTAGGACCCGAGGCTCGGAGACCAGAGGctcgtcgacccgaggctcgtggaccggagtccgacaCGGGTCCAGGTCAGACGGGTCCTCCTGAGACGGAGCACTCTGGTGGTCCGGAGACTCAGCGGAGGGTGGCGGTGAGGAAGGCAGAACAACCTTCCTACCTCTCCCAGCGCCGCGTCCACCTCTACCTCCACCCCTCTTCTTCCCCCGACCTCCTCTCCCGGCCGAAGAAGAAGCGCCCGCCGAAGGTGCTGGGGGTGTATGCATGCTGTCTACCAGCACTCTCCGAAGGTTCTAGGGTCGAATAACAACACCCCTCCCACGCGCCGAGGTAGGAGGATCGGAGCGCTCTCGACCCAAGCCCACCATCTGTCgacacctgcaatgacaaagagtaaacgaaattagtacaacataaacataataaaaaaaattagtgtgtatcatcatcatgaacataataaaaaaataaataCCTAATAACATTAACTAATTAATATCGGGGTGTCGGTGTCAGGGGTGCCGTGTCAGGATCTCGGgttgtcgtgtcgggggtcggggtgccggtgGTGTCGTGTTGGGGTgctgtgtcggggtcggggtgccccTCGGCAACCCTCGACCATCGGCAACcctcgggggtcggggtgtcagtgGTGTCGTCTCGAGGGTcgaggggtcggggtgtcgtgtcgagggtcgaggggtcgGAGTGTTGAGGTGTCGGGGTGTTGtgtcgagggtcgaggggtcggggtgtcggggtgtcgtgtcgagggtcgaggggtcggggtgtcggggtgtcggggtgtcatgTCGAGGGTtgaggggtcggggtgtcggggtgtcgtgtcgaggGTCGAGGGTGTCAAGGGCAACCCCCGACACACcctctgttggggatcgtagcagaattttaaaatttcctacgcatcaccaagatccatctatggagtatactagcaacgaggggaaaggagtgaatctacatacccttgtagatcgcgagcggaagcgttcaagtgaacggggttgatgaagtcgtactcgccatgatccaaatcaccgatgaccgagtgccgaacggacggcacctccgcgttcaacacacgtacggagcagcgacgtctcctccttcttgatccagcaagggggaaggagaggttgatggagatccagcagcacggcggcgtggtggtggatgtagcgggatctcggcagggcttcgccgagcttctgcgagagggagaggtgttgcaggggaggagggaggcgccaaaggctgtagtattgctgccctcccccctttatataggccccctgggagggggggcgccgtcctggaacccatctgcatggggggggcggcggccagggggagacttgccccccaaggcaagtggggcgccccccccaccctagggtttccaaccctaggcgcaggggggaggcccatggggggcgccccagcccactaagggctggttcccttcccacttcatcccatggggccctccgggataggtggccccacccggtggaccccccgggacccttccggtggtcccggtacaataccggtgacccccgaaactttcccggtggccgaaacttgacttcctatatataattattcacctccggaccatttcggaactcctcgtgacgtccgggatctcatccgggactccgaacaactttcgggtttccgcatactcatatctctacaaccctagcgtcaccgaaccttaagtgtgtagaccctacgggttcgggagacatgcagacatgaccgagacgcctctccggtcaataaccaacagcgggatctggatacccatgctggctcccacatgttccacgataatctcatcggatgaaccatgatgtcgaggattcaatcaatcccgtatacaattccctttgtcaatcggtatgttacttgcccaagattcgatcgtcggtatcccaataccttgttcaatctcgttatcggcaagtctctttactcgtaccgtaatgcatgatcccgtggctaactccttagagacattgagctcattatgatgatgcattaccgagtgggcccagagatacctctccgtcatacggagtgacaaatcccagtctcgatccgtgccaacccaatagacactttcggagatacccgtagtgtacctttatagtcacccagttacgttgtgacgtttggcacacccaaagtactcctacggtatccgggagttgcacgatctcatggtctaaggagaagatacttgacattggaaaagctctagcaaacgaactacacgatctttgagctatgcttaggattgggtcttgtccatcacatcattctcctaatgatgtgatcccgttatcaatgacatccaatgtccatagtcaggaaaccatgactatctgttgatcaacgagctagtcaactagaggcttactagggacacgttgtggtctatgtattcacacatgtattacgatttccggataacacaattatagcataaacaatagacaattatcatgaacaaagaaatataataataaccatttattattgcctctagggcatatttccaacagtctcccacttgcactagagtcaataatctagttacattgtgatgaatcgaacacccattgcgtcctggtgttgatcatgttttgctctagggagaggtttagtcaacggatctgctacattcaggtctgtatgtactttacaaatatctatgtctccattttgaacactttcacgaatggagttgaagcgacgcttgatatgcctggtgttcttgtgaaacctgggctccttcgcaaaggcaatagctccagtgttgtcacagaagagagtcatcgggcccgacgcattgggaatcacccctaggtcggtaatgaactccttcatccagactgcttcctgtgctgcctccgaggctgccatgtactccgcttcacatgtagatcgcgccacgacgctttgcttgcaactgcaccaccttactgctcctccattcaaaatatacacgtatccggtttgtgacttcgagtcatccagttctgtgtcgaagctagcgtcgacgtaaccctttacgacgaactcttcgtcacctccataaacaagaaacatatccttagtcctcttcaggtacttcaggatattcttgaccgctgtccagtgttccatgccgggattactttggtaccttcctaccaaacttacggcaaggtttacatcaggtctggtacacagcatggcatacataatagaccctatggccgaggcataggggatgacactcatcttttctttatcttctgccgtggtcgggcattgagccatgctcaattgcacaccttgcaatacaggcaagaaccccttcttggactgatccatattgaacttcttcaatatcttgtcaaggtacatactctgtgaaagaccaatgaggcgtcttgatctatctctatagatcttgatgcctaatatataagcagcttctccaaggtccttcattgaaaaacacttattcaaataggcctttatactttccaagaattctatatcatttcccatcaatagtatgtcatccacatacaataagagaaatgctacagagctcccactcactttcttgtaaacacaggcttctccataagtctgtgtaaacccaaacgctttgatcatctcatcaaagcgaatgttccaactccgagatgcttgtaccagcccatagattgagcgctggagcttgcatactttgttagcattcttaggatcgacaaaaccttccggctgcatcatatacaattcttccttaaggaagccgttaaggaatgccgttttgacgtccatctgccatatctcataatcatagtatgcggcaattgctaacatgattcagacggacttcagcttcgctacgggtgagaaagtctcatcgtagtcaaccccttgaacttgtcgataacccttagcgacaagtcgagccttatagatggtcacattaccatccgcgtttgtcttcttcttaaagatccatttattttctatggctcgccgatcatcgggcaagtcagtcaaagtccatacttcgttttcatacatggatcctatctcggatttcatggcttctagccatttgtcggaatccgggcccgccatcgcttcttcatagttcgaaggttcaccgttgtctaacaacatgatttccaggacagggttgccgtaccactctggtgcggaacgtgtccttgtggacctacgaagttcagcagtaacttgatccgaagcttcatgatcatcatcattaacttcctccccagtcggtgtaggcaccacaggaacatcttcccgcgctgcgctactttccggttcggaaggggtgactatcacctcatcaagttccactttcctcccactcaattctttcgagag
This genomic window from Aegilops tauschii subsp. strangulata cultivar AL8/78 chromosome 4, Aet v6.0, whole genome shotgun sequence contains:
- the LOC109752676 gene encoding purple acid phosphatase 2-like isoform X1 codes for the protein MVLEAECVLAVLFLLAAHAASAAAGVTSPYRRSLQMLPVMPLDADVFRQPPGHNAPEQVHITQGDLTGRAMTVSWVTPEHPGSNVVRYGLAADNLNLTAEGTVQRYTWGGTYQSPYIHHATLTGLDHATVYHYAVGYGYTVRSFSFKTPPKPGPDAPIKFGLIGDLGQTFHSNDTVAHYEANGGDAVLFIGDLCYADNHPGHDNRRWDTWARFVERSVAYQPWIWTAGNHEIDYAPEIGETVPFKPFTHRYPTPFRASNSTGHLWYSVKMASAHVIMLSSYSAYGKYTPQWTWLQDELRRVDRKTTPWLIVCVHSPWYNTNDYHYMEGETMRVQFERWLVDAKADLVLAGHVHSYERTHRVSNVAYDIANGKATPQFNASAPVYVNIGDGGNTEGLANSFRSPQPDYSAFREASYGHATLDIKNRTHAYYEWHRNQDGVKVVADKAWFTNRYYMPTHTN
- the LOC109752676 gene encoding purple acid phosphatase 2-like isoform X2, with protein sequence MERVLAVLFLLAAHAASAAAGVTSPYRRSLQMLPVMPLDADVFRQPPGHNAPEQVHITQGDLTGRAMTVSWVTPEHPGSNVVRYGLAADNLNLTAEGTVQRYTWGGTYQSPYIHHATLTGLDHATVYHYAVGYGYTVRSFSFKTPPKPGPDAPIKFGLIGDLGQTFHSNDTVAHYEANGGDAVLFIGDLCYADNHPGHDNRRWDTWARFVERSVAYQPWIWTAGNHEIDYAPEIGETVPFKPFTHRYPTPFRASNSTGHLWYSVKMASAHVIMLSSYSAYGKYTPQWTWLQDELRRVDRKTTPWLIVCVHSPWYNTNDYHYMEGETMRVQFERWLVDAKADLVLAGHVHSYERTHRVSNVAYDIANGKATPQFNASAPVYVNIGDGGNTEGLANSFRSPQPDYSAFREASYGHATLDIKNRTHAYYEWHRNQDGVKVVADKAWFTNRYYMPTHTN